The following proteins are encoded in a genomic region of Candidatus Polarisedimenticolaceae bacterium:
- a CDS encoding inositol monophosphatase family protein, whose translation MNPFERVAIEAAHAGGAVLRRRFREPAALRVETKGLHDYVTEVDREAERAVIGVIRARFPDHGVLAEEGSGYERAPGWRWIVDPLDGTTNFIHGVGTFCVSVALEGPEGLVAGAVFDPLHEETFHAAVGAGARRNDASIACSRPADLHDALIATGFPFRELTRLPSYLRAFERFVRSTSGIRRAGSAALDLVYTACGRYDGFWEIGLSPWDIAAGALIVREAGGRATDVRGGCDFLKEGSICAGGPTIHDAMLAITRELG comes from the coding sequence ATGAACCCGTTCGAGCGCGTCGCGATCGAGGCGGCGCACGCCGGGGGCGCCGTGCTGCGCCGGCGCTTCCGCGAGCCCGCCGCGCTTCGCGTCGAGACCAAGGGGCTGCACGACTACGTGACCGAGGTCGACCGCGAGGCGGAGCGCGCGGTGATCGGCGTGATCCGCGCGAGGTTCCCCGACCACGGCGTGCTCGCCGAGGAAGGGTCCGGGTACGAGCGGGCCCCGGGGTGGCGGTGGATCGTCGATCCGCTCGACGGGACGACGAACTTCATCCACGGGGTCGGGACGTTCTGCGTCTCGGTCGCGCTCGAGGGGCCCGAGGGGCTCGTCGCCGGAGCGGTGTTCGATCCGCTCCACGAGGAGACGTTTCATGCCGCCGTCGGCGCGGGTGCGCGACGGAACGACGCGTCGATCGCGTGCAGCCGCCCTGCCGACCTGCACGACGCGCTGATCGCGACGGGGTTCCCGTTCCGCGAGCTGACGCGGCTCCCGTCGTACCTGCGTGCCTTCGAGCGGTTCGTCCGTTCGACGTCGGGGATCCGGCGCGCCGGCTCCGCGGCGCTCGACCTCGTCTACACCGCGTGTGGCCGCTACGACGGGTTCTGGGAGATCGGCCTGTCGCCGTGGGACATCGCGGCCGGAGCATTGATCGTCCGCGAGGCCGGAGGCCGCGCCACCGACGTGCGCGGCGGCTGCGACTTCCTGAAGGAAGGCTCGATCTGCGCCGGCGGCCCCACGATCCACGACGCCATGCTCGCGATCACCCGCGAACTCGGATAG
- a CDS encoding 1-acyl-sn-glycerol-3-phosphate acyltransferase: MTLPVWLAVLLFVLSAVAVLDRLLLPGVRWWLGRRLQRAVDELNRRLHLRLDPFKTTRREVLVDRLAHDPKVLEAVEAQARETRTPRDVLLARVRRYAGEIVPSFSAYAYFRAGYWVARSVAKFLYRVRIGYADDDGLSRIPRDASVVFVMNHRSNMDYVLVAYLAADRTALSYAVGEWARIWPLQTLIRAMGAYFVRRNSNDALYRRVLERWVQIAAEAGVVQAIFPEGGLTRDGTLGPPRLGLLGYMLRPFDARAERDVVFVPVGINYDRVFEDRTQLLAADPEARRPGFAGAVAGAGAFVLRNLKLLVMGRWYRFGYACVNFGTPLSLRAWCRERGVEFRGLDADARMARIGEFGSEVMRRVGTYVPVTPVALVASALASDVDRVWSGVELRAAASARQRELEASGAHVYVPRDDHDYAIAVGLRMLVLRRVVEEVGDGFRVRDGERRLLEYYANSVAHL; encoded by the coding sequence ATGACGCTTCCCGTCTGGCTCGCGGTCCTGCTCTTCGTGTTGTCGGCGGTCGCGGTCCTCGATCGCCTGTTGCTTCCGGGCGTGCGCTGGTGGCTGGGTCGCCGCCTCCAGCGCGCCGTGGACGAGCTGAATCGCCGGCTGCACCTGCGCCTGGATCCGTTCAAGACGACGCGGCGCGAGGTGCTCGTCGATCGCCTCGCGCACGATCCGAAGGTGCTGGAGGCGGTGGAGGCGCAGGCGCGCGAGACGCGCACGCCGCGCGACGTCCTCCTCGCGCGCGTCCGTCGCTACGCCGGCGAGATCGTGCCGTCGTTCAGCGCGTACGCCTATTTCCGCGCGGGGTACTGGGTCGCGAGAAGCGTCGCGAAGTTCCTCTACCGCGTGCGCATCGGCTACGCGGATGACGACGGGTTGTCGAGGATCCCGCGCGACGCGAGCGTCGTGTTCGTGATGAACCACCGATCGAACATGGACTACGTGCTCGTCGCGTACCTCGCGGCGGACCGGACCGCCCTCAGTTACGCGGTCGGGGAGTGGGCCAGGATCTGGCCGCTGCAGACGCTCATCCGCGCGATGGGAGCGTATTTCGTGCGCCGGAACTCGAACGACGCGCTCTACCGTCGCGTGCTCGAGCGGTGGGTGCAGATCGCGGCGGAGGCGGGGGTCGTCCAGGCGATCTTTCCCGAAGGCGGGCTGACCCGCGACGGAACGCTCGGGCCGCCGAGGCTGGGGCTGCTCGGCTACATGCTGCGGCCGTTCGACGCGCGCGCCGAGCGGGACGTCGTCTTCGTCCCCGTCGGGATCAACTACGACCGAGTCTTCGAAGACCGGACGCAGCTGCTCGCGGCGGACCCGGAGGCGCGCAGGCCCGGGTTCGCCGGGGCGGTCGCGGGGGCAGGGGCGTTCGTCCTGCGCAACCTCAAGCTGCTCGTCATGGGGCGCTGGTACCGGTTCGGGTACGCGTGCGTCAACTTCGGCACGCCGCTCTCGCTGCGGGCCTGGTGCCGCGAGCGCGGGGTCGAGTTCCGCGGTCTCGACGCCGACGCGCGGATGGCGCGCATCGGGGAGTTCGGGTCGGAGGTCATGCGGCGCGTGGGGACGTACGTCCCGGTCACCCCGGTGGCGCTCGTTGCCTCGGCGCTCGCCTCCGACGTCGATCGCGTCTGGAGCGGCGTCGAGCTGCGCGCCGCGGCTTCGGCGCGGCAACGCGAGCTCGAGGCGTCGGGGGCGCACGTCTACGTCCCGAGGGACGACCACGACTACGCGATCGCGGTGGGCCTGCGCATGCTCGTGTTGCGGCGCGTCGTCGAGGAGGTCGGGGACGGGTTCCGCGTGCGCGACGGGGAGCGGCGGCTGCTCGAGTACTACGCCAACTCGGTGGCACACCTGTAG